One window from the genome of Salvia splendens isolate huo1 chromosome 9, SspV2, whole genome shotgun sequence encodes:
- the LOC121749344 gene encoding uncharacterized protein LOC121749344, giving the protein MRTPVNSARLLMMLEDIMLLYRVESTILVQRYIRARTNRARRRIIENARQYSLISKVPQQLIHLERLIHVTDVDCIANLRMDRNTFGKLCCILTEQGGLRTGKCLGIEEQVAIFVGILAHHNKNRVVRFSFIRSGSTVSHYMNKVLGAVLSLHRVLLSKPTPVPDDCIDHRWKWFKYVIKAGDSKSTICVLDQMPQRITHNVFDKILK; this is encoded by the exons ATGAGAACTCCAGTTAATTCCGCGAGATTACTGATGATGCTTGAAGACATCATGCTATTATACCGGGTAGAGAGCACAATTCTCGTTCAGCGTTACATCAGAGCACGCACAAACCGTGCTAGGCGTAGGATCATTGAAAATGCGAGGCAGTACAGCTTGATAAGCAAGGTTCCTCAGCAATTGATACACTTGGAACGACTCATTCATGTCACTGATGTTGACTGCATAGCAAACTTAAGAATGGATCGCAACACATTTGGGAAGTTGTGTTGCATCCTCACTGAGCAGGGAGGCCTGAGAACAGGGAAATGCTTAGGCATTGAAGAACAGGTGGCGATTTTTGTCGGCATCTTAGCGCATCACAATAAAAACCGCGTTGTTCGTTTCAGTTTTATCAGGTCCGGTTCGACAGTGTCCCATTACATGAACAAGGTTTTGGGGGCTGTTTTGAGTCTTCACAGAGTGTTATTGTCGAAGCCTACACCCGTGCCGGATGATTGCATTGATCACAGATGGAAATGGTTCAAG TACGTGATAAAGGCTGGTGACAGTAAGAGCACAATCTGCGTGCTCGACCAAATGCCCCAAAGGATAACACACAATGTGTTTGACAAAATACTCAAATGA
- the LOC121747892 gene encoding uncharacterized protein LOC121747892 yields MDRYFKKLSSVDSSSVEPSLLQPQELSNEDKSKVDLENLPSDPGERPDIMSYPPNLIEQVRRAYLLKVATASVERAFSAMKIIKTSLRNSMGDQLLNDCLVPYIEKDVFVKVTNETIMQRFQKMKNRRQML; encoded by the exons ATGGATCGTTATTTCAAGAAACTTTCTTCTGTtgattcttcatcagttgaaccttcacttcttcaacctcaagaattatcgaatgaagataaaagtaaggttgatttagagaatcttCCAAGTGATCCAGGAGAACGACCTGATATAATGAGTTATCCGCCAAATTTAATAGAACAAGTTCGCAGAGCTTACTTACTTAAAG TTGCCACTGCATCAGTAGAAAGAGCCTTTTCAGCAATGAAGATCATCAAGACTTCTCTACGTAATAGCATGGGAGACCAACTATTGAATGATTGCTTAGTTCCTTACATCGAAAAGGATGTGTTTGTTAAAGTTACCAATGAAACTATTATGCAGCGgtttcagaagatgaagaatagaagacaaatgttatga
- the LOC121749347 gene encoding uncharacterized protein LOC121749347, whose amino-acid sequence MTTEDILKSFMLQYNKLMEQNNQRMEKVETDVQSMATHLKNIDTHINHISQNVSTITQSGKFSSNTIINPKECKAVHLRSGTVYEAPSLPATTSDTVLEPKAAVAEKEKEAEKENTGTTSGVKVPFPQVLNQKKKKKKDEQFTRFLDIFRKVHVNIPLIEALQQMPKYAKFLKEVIAQKTSWGQVDTINLTENCSALLQRKLSAKLKDPGSFTVDCLIGGYKVENALCDLGTSINLMPLSVFKQMNIGTLKPTSATLQMVDRSVVYPEGIVEDLLIKVGEFIFPIDFMVLDMEEDKGVPLLLGHPFLATAEANINVKNGELTIFMGEESQTFSHKPRSMDGRTEECKVVRLKHQEATEEEGSSAVRKVKQKDFYELHMEIMASTDSEPIAWIDADHSRPSPVHAVITTEPPRMGGKIPTDVKGRKITAPTLKEPIPREPEKWWLTKTWNDLFPHGGGAKRSPGGNSGMKGDLG is encoded by the coding sequence ATGACCACGGAAGACATACTCAAGTCTTTCATGCTACAGTAcaacaagctcatggaacaGAACAATCAAAGGATGGAGAAGGTTGAGACAGATGTGCAAAGTATGGCCACTCATCTGAAGAACATCGACACACATATCAACCATATTTCCCAGAATGTGAGTACTATTACTCAATCGGGAAAATTCTCTTCGAACACCATCATAAATCCCAAAGAATGCAAAGCTGTGCATCTAAGGAGTGGCACTGTTTATGAAGCTCCCTCACTGCCTGCGACCACATCTGATACCGTTCTTGAGCCCAAGGCTGCCGTGGCAGAGAAGGAAAAGGAGGCTGAAAAGGAGAATACTGGCACCACTTCTGGAGTAAAGGTGCCATTCCCGCAGGTACtgaatcagaagaagaagaagaagaaagatgagCAGTTCACTCGATTTCTGGACATCTTCAGAAAGGTGCATGTGAACATTCCTTTGATCGAGGCACTGCAGCAGATGCCTAAGTACGCTAAGTTTCTGAAGGAGGTGATAGCCCAGAAGACCAGTTGGGGGCAGGTTGACACTATTAATCTAACTGAAAATTGCAGTGCTCTGCTGCAAAGGAAACTGTCTGCCAAGCTGAAGGATCCTGGAAGTTTCACTGTCGACTGCCTCATTGGGGGCTATAAGGTGGAGAATGCTCTCTGCGATCTAGGCACGAGCATTAATCTAATGCCACTATCGGTGTTCAAGCAAATGAACATTGGTACTTTGAAGCCCACCTCAGCCACACTACAGATGGTAGACAGATCTGTCGTGTATCCAGAGGGCATCGTGGAAGACCTACTGATTAAGGTCGGGGAATTTATTTTTCCCATCGACTTTATGGTCTTGGACATGGAAGAAGACAAGGGAGTCCCCCTACTGCTAGGACATCCCTTCCTTGCCACTGCTGAGGCAAATATAAATGTGAAAAATGGAGAGTTGACAATCTTCATGGGAGAAGAAAGTCAAACGTTTTCCCACAAACCGAGAAGCATGGATGGAAGAACTGAGGAGTGCAAGGTGGTGCGTCTGAAGCACCAAGAGGCTACTGAAGAAGAAGGATCGAGTGCAGTCAGAAAAGTGAAGCAGAAGGACTTTTATGAGCTTCACATGGAGATAATGGCTTCCACTGACTCGGAGCCAATAGCATGGATCGATGCAGACCATAGTCGCCCTTCACCGGTGCACGCGGTGATCACTACTGAACCCCCTAGGATGGGGGGTAAAATACCAACTGATGTCAAGGGAAGAAAGATAACTGCTCCAACACTGAAGGAGCCTATCCCGAGAGAGCCTGAAAAGTGGTGGCTCACCAAGACGTGGAACGATCTATTTCCTCATGGAGGAGGAGCCAAGCGATCACCAGGAGGCAACTCTGGGATGAAAGGGGATCTCGGTTGA
- the LOC121749348 gene encoding glycine-rich cell wall structural protein 1-like has product MVVKEYLVVVFVILVVGCVETRKLGQNVEVEHDCAKNSGGGCGGGGGGVGGGVGGGVGGNVSGSVRGEVVGSGVGGSTGETQQHTGSSSGHSDGKQHKKKENNHHKGVGDGIKGGKGKGGGVVDDNGEGKQKGNNGGGDIGSGKEGAGFSSGSKDDIGGDNVGGISVGAGAGKVKGTSGGENTGQAKGSGDIKAGTSVGVGAKVGKRIDGEKEVGTGGGVGVGVGGGIKGGAGAGARLGKGIGGKKEEVGTGGGVGVGAGAGASTGVGGGINGGIGAGAGVGAGIGAGAGVGAGIGAGAGVGVGAGAGVGAGAGAGVGVGAGAGAGAGARVGEGIGGGKAGVGTGGRAGLGVGGGIMGGIGAGDGAGAGVGKGIGRGKGGVGTGGGAGIGVGGGIMGGIGAGAGAGVGAGVGAGAGVGAGVGAGVGAGAGVGAGVGAGAGVGAGVGAGVGAGAGVGAGVGAGAGVGAGVGAGAGVGVGAGAGAGVGKRIGVGKRGTDVGVDSDGEIGKGTSAGGFGGGAGVGGGIWGGIGVGGRGGVGGTKEGSVGGGDGAGIGGGIGVGIGAGIGGGLGERNDGTVGSGLGAGIGGGIRGGIGASAGGGPGGGKYGNVGSGAGVGVGGGIGGGIGASGGGDLGGRNWNNIGSGAGARVGGGIMGGIGAGAGVGAGGNGNNIGGGAGAGAGVGVGVGFGGGIGAGTGKDGGIGRGINWGRDMGGGK; this is encoded by the coding sequence ATGGTTGTGAAAGAATATCTGGTGGTTGTGTTTGTCATTTTGGTTGTGGGATGTGTGGAGACCAGGAAGTTGGGGCAAAATGTTGAAGTCGAGCATGATTGCGCCAAAAATAGTGGCGGTggctgtggtggtggtggtggtggtgtcgGAGGTGGCGTCGGTGGTGGTGTCGGAGGAAATGTTAGTGGTAGTGTTAGAGGTGAAGTTGTTGGAAGCGGTGTGGGAGGAAGCACAGGCGAAACCCAACAACACACGGGTTCAAGTAGTGGCCATAGTGATGgaaaacaacataaaaaaaaggaaaataatcaCCACAAAGGAGTTGGAGATGGGATTAAAGGTGGTAAGGGGAAGGGAGGTGGTGTTGTGGATGATAATGGTGAAGGAAAACAGAAAGGAAATAATGGAGGTGGAGACATAGGTAGTGGAAAAGAAGGAGCTGGATTTAGTAGTGGATCTAAGGATGACATAGGTGGTGATAATGTGGGTGGAATCAGTGTTGGTGCCGGTGCAGGAAAAGTCAAAGGAACCAGTGGAGGTGAAAACACAGGTCAAGCAAAAGGAAGTGGTGACATTAAAGCTGGTACCAGTGTCGGTGTCGGTGCCAAAGTAGGCAAAAGAATTgatggagagaaagaagttGGGACTGGTGGTGGAGTTGGGGTCGGGGTTGGTGGAGGAATTAAGGGTGGCGCTGGGGCCGGTGCCAGATTAGGCAAAGGTATTGGTGGAAAGAAAGAAGAAGTTGGGACTGGTGGTGGAGTTGGGGTCGGTGCAGGTGCAGGTGCAAGTACTGGTGTTGGTGGAGGAATTAACGGTGGAATAGGTGCAGGTGCTGGTGTTGGGGCTGGGATCGGTGCTGGTGCTGGTGTTGGGGCTGGGATCGGTGCTGGTGCTGGTGTCGGTGTCGGTGCTGGTGCTGGTGTCGGTGCCGGTGCTGGTGCTGGTGTCGGTGTCGGTGCCGGTGCTGGTGCTGGTGCTGGTGCCAGAGTAGGCGAAggaattggtggaggaaaagCAGGAGTTGGGACTGGTGGTAGAGCTGGGCTCGGGGTTGGTGGAGGAATTATGGGTGGAATAGGTGCAGGTGACGGTGCTGGTGCTGGAGTAGGCAAAGGAATTGGTAGAGGAAAAGGAGGAGTTGGGACTGGTGGTGGAGCTGGGATCGGGGTTGGTGGTGGAATTATGGGAGGAATAGGTGCAGGTGCAGGTGCTGGTGTCGGTGCAGGTGTCGGTGCCGGTGCTGGTGTCGGTGCTGGTGTCGGTGCAGGTGTCGGTGCCGGTGCTGGTGTCGGTGCAGGTGTCGGTGCCGGTGCTGGTGTCGGTGCTGGTGTCGGTGCAGGTGTCGGTGCAGGTGCTGGTGTCGGTGCAGGTGTCGGTGCCGGTGCTGGTGTCGGTGCTGGTGTCGGTGCTGGTGCTGGTGTCGGTGTCGGTGCAGGTGCTGGTGCCGGAGTAGGCAAAAGAATCGGTGTTGGAAAAAGAGGAACCGATGTTGGTGTCGATTCTGATGGAGAAATAGGAAAAGGGACTAGTGCAGGTGGCTTTGGTGGTGGAGCTGGAGTAGGTGGTGGTATTTGGGGTGGAATTGGAGTAGGTGGTCGTGGAGGGGTAGGTGGGACAAAAGAAGGTAGCGTTGGTGGTGGAGATGGGGCCGGTATAGGTGGTGGTATTGGGGTTGGAATAGGAGCAGGCATTGGTGGAGGTCTAGGTGAGAGAAATGATGGTACTGTTGGAAGTGGATTAGGGGCTGGCATAGGTGGTGGTATTAGAGGTGGAATCGGCGCAAGTGCTGGTGGAGGCCCAGGTGGGGGAAAATATGGTAATGTTGGTAGTGGGGCAGGAGTTGGCGTAGGTGGTGGTATTGGGGGTGGAATTGGTGCTAGTGGAGGTGGAGACCTAGGTGGTAGAAATTGGAATAACATCGGCAGTGGAGCCGGGGCAAGGGTAGGTGGTGGTATTATGGGTGGAATTGGAGCTGGTGCAGGTGTAGGTGCTGGTGGAAATGGGAATAACATTGGTGGCGGAGCTGGAGCTGGTGCTGGTGTAGGTGTAGGTGTAGGTTTTGGGGGTGGAATTGGTGCAGGCACcggcaaagatggaggaatAGGTAGAGGAATCAATTGGGGTAGAGATATGGGTGGGGGAAAATAA